Proteins from a genomic interval of Cheilinus undulatus linkage group 15, ASM1832078v1, whole genome shotgun sequence:
- the gpr161a gene encoding G-protein coupled receptor 161, whose protein sequence is MAQPLTMNISRNCSTVGNGEGLAALESVSIVTITLLACLGNFLIVITLYRRPYLLTPSNKFVFSLTLSNLLLSMLVLPFVAVSSAKREWVFGVVWCNFTALLYLLISSASMLTLGAIAIDRYYAVLYPMIYPMKITGNRAVVVIAYVWLHSLVGCLPPLFGWSSFEFDCFKWTCVASWHREPSYTAFWVTWCTLPPFFIMLACYGVIFRVARMKARKVHCGTVVAQEDSNGAPRNGRKNSSTSTSSNGSRRSLVYAGSQCKAFVTILVVIGTFLITWGPYVGVVCTEALWGQGSVTQGLETLVAWLSFCSAVCHPLIYGLWNKTVRKELLGMCFGDRYYRESFATRQRTSRLFSISNRITDLGMSPHLTAMLAGGGHLLAPGSSTGDTGFSFTQDSCTDVMLLDNFSTDSCSHPQLSGNLSVKRRSSVTFEDQVEHSKAENTNSSSVQVHAEVHKSLDTFASCLAKAIESDAKLDMFGEGLSLPGGLFTTRAAPRPRYLDGQRLRLESIDEGIVKDDRDEEEQDDDEEKPA, encoded by the exons ATGGCCCAGCCTCTCACCATGAACATCAGTAGAAACTGCAGCACGGTGGGGAATGGAGAGGGTCTGGCCGCCCTGGAGTCTGTCTCCATCGTGACCATCACACTCCTGGCCTGCCTGGGGAACTTCTTGATCGTGATAACCCTCTACCGCAGGCCTTACTTGCTCACGCCCAGCAACAAGTTTGTGTTCAGCCTGACCCTCTCAAACCTGCTGCTGTCCATGCTGGTGCTGCCGTTTGTGGCCGTGAGCTCGGCAAAGAGGGAGTGGGTGTTTGGGGTAGTGTGGTGCAACTTCACTGCCCTGCTCTACCTGCTCATCAGCTCTGCCAGCATGCTGACCCTGGGAGCCATCGCCATTGACAG GTACTATGCAGTGCTGTACCCGATGATCTACCCCATGAAGATCACAGGAAACCGGGCAGTTGTCGTCATTGCATATGTGTGGTTACACTCCCTGGTTGGCTGTCTGCCTCCTCTGTTCGGCTGGTCCTCCTTCGAGTTTGACTGCTTCAAGTGGACCTGTGTGGCATCTTGGCACAGAGAGCCCAGCTACACAGCCTTCTGGGTCACCTGGTGCACCCTCCCCCCGTTCTTCATCATGCTGGCCTGTTACGGGGTCATTTTCCGAGTGGCTCGCATGAAGGCCAGGAAAGTGCACTGCGGGACAGTCGTTGCCCAGGAAGATTCTAATGGAGCTCCGCGTAACGGACGCAAAAACTCAAGCACCTCAACTTCCTCAAATGGAAGTAGACGGAGCCTTGTGTATGCAGGAAGTCAGTGTAAGGCCTTCGTCACCATTTTAGTGGTGATTGGCACCTTCCTCATCACCTGGGGGCCGTATGTTGGGGTGGTGTGCACTGAGGCTCTGTGGGGACAAGGAAGTGTAACTCAGGGACTGGAGACTCTTGTAGCGTGGCTGTCTTTCTGCAGTGCAGTGTGCCATCCGCTCATCTACGGCCTGTGGAATAAAACTGTTAGGAAGGAGCTGCTGGGGATGTGTTTTGGAGATCGCTACTACAGAGAATCATTCGCTACACGCCAAAGGACGTCCCGGCTTTTCAGCATCTCCAATAGAATAACAG ATTTGGGTATGTCCCCACACCTGACGGCCATGCTGGCAGGTGGAGGTCACCTTCTGGCTCCAGGGAGCAGCACTGGAGATACTGGCTTCAGTTTCACTCAGGACTCAT GCACAGACGTGATGCTGCTGGATAACTTCTCCACGGACAGCTGCTCACACCCGCAGCTCAGTGGGAATCTATCTGTGAAGAGGAGGAGCTCAGTCACCTTTGAAGACCAGGTGGAGCACTCCAAAG CTGAAAACACCAACTCATCCTCGGTTCAAGTCCACGCAGAGGTACACAAATCTCTCGACACATTTGCCTCTTGTCTGGCGAAGGCTATTGAGAGTGATGCTAAGCTTGACATGTTTGGAGAGGGTCTTTCTTTGCCGGGGGGATTATTTACAACACGAGCAGCACCAAGACCCAGGTACCTGGATGGTCAGAGACTGAGGCTGGAGAGTATTGATGAAGGTATTGTTAAAGATGACAGAGATGAAGAAGAGcaggatgatgatgaggagaaaCCAGCCTGA
- the otc gene encoding ornithine transcarbamylase, mitochondrial: MSTKLLSVNNTVLKCLKTFQSGYLRGFGTGAASLGSVNLKGRSCLTLKDFSPDEIKKLLWVSGDLKHRIKQEKEYLPLLQGKSIAMIFEKRSTRTRMSTETGFALLGGHPCFLTSQDIHLGVNESSTDTARVLSGLCDIVLARVYSHSTLEELDKEASVPIINGLSDLYHPIQILADYLTLQEHYGSLSGLTVSWIGDGNNVLHSFMMSAAKLGIHLKIATPKGYEPERSVIEEAQRLSKEHGTQLLLTTDPMEAAHGSNVLVTDTWVSMGQEDEKKKRLNDFKGYQITMQTGSVAKPDWTFLHCLPRKMEEVDDEVFYSPRSLVFPEAENRKWTIMGLMVSLLTDYSPRIPMLKF; encoded by the exons ATGTCTACCAAATTATTGTCTGTTAACAACACGgttctgaaatgtttgaaaactttTCAGAGCGGTTATCTGCGAGGATTCGG CACTGGGGCTGCCTCCCTTGGTTCGGTTAATTTGAAGGGTCGCAGCTGCCTGACTTTGAAAGATTTCAGTCCAGATGAAATCAAAAAGCTGTTGTGGGTGTCAGGGGATCTGAAACATCGAATCAAGCAAGAAAAAGAG TATCTTCCTCTTCTCCAAGGAAAGTCTATTGCAATGATATTTGAGAAGAGGAGCACCAGAACAAGAATGTCCACAGAAACAG GTTTTGCTCTTTTGGGTGGTCACCCCTGTTTCCTAACCTCTCAGGACATCCACCTCGGAGTGAATGAGAGTAGCACAGACACAGCTAG GGTTCTCTCAGGGCTCTGTGATATTGTCTTGGCTCGAGTGTACAGCCACTCCACACTGGAGGAGCTGGATAAGGAGGCCTCAGTCCCCATCATTAACGGGTTGTCTGACCTCTATCACCCAATCCAGATCCTGGCAGACTACCTCACTCTACAG GAGCATTATGGGTCCCTGAGTGGACTGACAGTGAGCTGGATTGGAGATGGAAACAACGTCCTCCACTCCTTCATGATGTCAGCAGCCAAACTTGGAATTCATCTGAAGATTGCTACTCCAAAA GGTTATGAACCAGAGAGAAGTGTTATTGAGGAGGCTCAAAGACTCTCCAAAGAG CATGGGACCCAGCTTCTTTTGACCACTGACCCCATGGAGGCAGCCCATGGCAGCAATGTTTTAGTAACTGACACCTGGGTCAGCATGGGACAGGAGgatgagaagaagaagaggctCAATGACTTTAAAGGCTACCAGATTACAATGCAG ACAGGAAGTGTGGCCAAACCCGACTGGACTTTCCTGCACTGTCTCCCACGGAAAATGGAGGAGGTGGATGATGAGGTATTCTACTCGCCTCGCTCCCTTGTCTTCCCCGAGGCAGAGAACAGAAAGTGGACGATTATG GGTCTAATGGTTTCTCTTCTGACTGACTACTCTCCAAGGATTCCAATGCTCAAATTTTAA